In one Oncorhynchus masou masou isolate Uvic2021 chromosome 23, UVic_Omas_1.1, whole genome shotgun sequence genomic region, the following are encoded:
- the LOC135510471 gene encoding adipose-secreted signaling protein-like has translation MATARKSSAAKAGGVGFSEEPAAGTPSHVHFDEKLHDSVVMVIPQPDGNFMVKVGFLKTQHKYEIVFTLPELPSLGKDASPAPVPNPHIRITDITPIPEGGLRVTCEYMAHQEGVLCEEVMLVSESQEDVCVGVKVHARVMDRHHGTPMLLEGVRCVGVELEYDSEQSDWQGFD, from the exons ATGGCTACTGCTAGGAAGA gCTCCGCAGCAAAGGCGGGAGGAGTTGGTTTCTCAGAAGAGCCAGCTGCCGGCACGCCGTCCCATGTCCACTTTGATGAGAAGCTCCATGACTCTGTCGTCATGGTGATCCCTCAGCCTGACGGGAACTTTATGGTCAAG GTTGGTTTCCTGAAGACCCAGCACAAGTATGAGATTGTATTCACCCTCCCGGAGCTTCCATCACTGGGGAAGGACGCGTCTCCAGCTCCAGTACCCAACCCCCATATCCGCATCACTGATATCACTCCTATACCAGAGG gtgGTCTGAGAGTGACATGTGAGTACATGGCCCACCAGGAGGGGGTGCTGTGTGAGGAGGTGATGCTGGTCAGTGAGAGCCAGGAGGACGTCTGCGTGGGGGTCAAGGTGCACGCCCGCGTCATGG ACCGTCACCATGGTACACCCATGTTGTTGGAAGGAGTGCGTTGTGTGGGAGTGGAGCTGGAGTACGACTCTGAACAGAGTGACTGGCAAGGATTTGACTAA